In the Wyeomyia smithii strain HCP4-BCI-WySm-NY-G18 chromosome 2, ASM2978416v1, whole genome shotgun sequence genome, one interval contains:
- the LOC129723445 gene encoding HIG1 domain family member 1A, mitochondrial-like isoform X1 codes for MNSLFQSNAMVNAPHMEEGSGDKLARKAKESPFMPIGLAGLAAVCGIGIYKYKTRGSMSTSVFLMQLRVAAQGTVVGALTLGLAYTMANEYLFKKKDGN; via the coding sequence ATGAATAGTCTTTTCCAGTCTAACGCAATGGTGAACGCTCCTCACATGGAAGAAGGTAGTGGCGATAAGTTAGCGCGAAAGGCTAAGGAGTCGCCTTTTATGCCGATTGGCTTGGCAGGACTTGCTGCCGTTTGTGGTATCGGTATCTACAAGTACAAAACCCGTGGATCAATGTCAACTTCCGTGTTTCTGATGCAGCTTCGTGTGGCCGCTCAGGGTACCGTTGTAGGAGCTCTCACTCTCGGGCTGGCGTATACCATGGCAAATGAATATTTGTTTAAGAAAAAGGATGGTAATTAG
- the LOC129723445 gene encoding HIG1 domain family member 1A, mitochondrial-like isoform X2, with amino-acid sequence MVNAPHMEEGSGDKLARKAKESPFMPIGLAGLAAVCGIGIYKYKTRGSMSTSVFLMQLRVAAQGTVVGALTLGLAYTMANEYLFKKKDGN; translated from the coding sequence ATGGTGAACGCTCCTCACATGGAAGAAGGTAGTGGCGATAAGTTAGCGCGAAAGGCTAAGGAGTCGCCTTTTATGCCGATTGGCTTGGCAGGACTTGCTGCCGTTTGTGGTATCGGTATCTACAAGTACAAAACCCGTGGATCAATGTCAACTTCCGTGTTTCTGATGCAGCTTCGTGTGGCCGCTCAGGGTACCGTTGTAGGAGCTCTCACTCTCGGGCTGGCGTATACCATGGCAAATGAATATTTGTTTAAGAAAAAGGATGGTAATTAG